One window of the Pieris rapae chromosome 13, ilPieRapa1.1, whole genome shotgun sequence genome contains the following:
- the LOC110995896 gene encoding uncharacterized protein LOC110995896: MGRTAMTLLSTLAALVIIVHTAEEEYERSQRGLRARSMDVGSPGYEQTWRAMEVEPMLPNIPQSDAWRNADAEPKRRRMRKRKRRPQIDQPDLLTQERHLSSNIQSRNTEFGVDPPDTKRRRKHNRKNTWNNQKDWGDESDVERPIRRRGHRRKRPPTIDSWPRLSEFDHLRPSEAIDEENVWNKETEPIHNENVWNKDSEAIDNEDDTNIEEENKEDMEENDEDTPDIPIEVVSETNPPENNAPMLQNEKSLSEFSLESLIKSSEDGLSFTEVKNKKPQSERNKALIKIAQNNEPLAPLTLKAILKRSNGRSLSEILQQNNLSLSDLLQGRVNALSLLKSREENSENTNQVGDFEGIPKNKDDGDSTFQHSESKQINEYKKTNDPETATTTTEIIYTTESKSTIETLSVSSLNDTAEDITTTPKTYVRRRFPFNLRRRTRPVNGTYKGQLSRDLMALTTRKYQKNRNIHRSREWVEYIPSNTKSRKLKPNIENKQNSENYETDSSVSMTTVLVEETTQPTQDLEDTLPTSPNDLEINDSNSFTQHKVTDAPESEVFSTTLNSDDVPTTVPVTEKIVTITQKPQIIPHIRSMLNASELRRQALNNRLEKKRLREKNLSTESHGLLQKDVLNADNMQTSSEFIAKTQPSTSNTDIETDFTTLEDFMPTEAAPRHHSRMRTTKPQNIRSSLLPKIQPYLTATEETAKLEIEEILNDSMTRARLSRILRERNMTLNELVEHRERGSSHVHLADIFHNASKEPNPPEPFLSKSLIEPISKETYPLIALLEANLQDPKTNIEDIGETSNYMNIPVVMDFGNNVNENGENMGIMSLFNKNNGSVNNGDGNEKPDNNIDVMPEIDRKDEEKQIREGRILGSEKGLVNWNELFKLLHNQSQDQEVQPRMSTKSETLQKILLDDDEEGDGIVVFEELDKLKGNDVDTSKEDLEFSLLNKIEETRAHPIYNSISNTRSVTVVTASIIGLALVLFLLTYAAFKWKQQSKIIENKQCNNDDRLPSPIFENRKGIRSSTRSKSPMLTSNIYSINTLDTHAGTESPEYMWDSLRKPFQ, translated from the exons ACATGGAGAGCAATGGAAGTAGAGCCAATGCTGCCAAACATACCCCAAAGTGATGCTTGGCGAAATGCAGATGCAGAACCTAAACGCAGACGAATGCGGAAACGAAAACGTAGACCACAAATCGATCAGCCAGACCTTTTAACACAAGAGAGACATTTATCTAGTAATATCCAGTCTCGAAACACTGAATTCGGTGTGGATCCCCCTGACACAAAGCGACGTCGAAAACATAATCGTAAAAATACATGGAATAATCAGAAAGATTGGGGAGACGAATCTGATGTCGAACGACCAATCAGAAGACGAGGACATAGACGAAAACGACCTCCCACTATCGATTCTTGGCCAAGATTAAGCGAATTCGACCATTTAAGACCAAGCGAAGCTATAGACGAAGAAAATGTATGGAACAAGGAAACCGAACCTATTCACAACGAAAATGTATGGAACAAGGATAGTGAAGCCATTGACAACGAAGATGATACAAATATAGAAGAGGAAAATAAAGAAGATATGGAAGAAAATGACGAGGATACACCAGACATTCCAATAGAAGTGGTTTCTGAAACAAATCCACCAGAAAACAATGCTCCGATGCTACAGAATGAAAAATCTTTATCAGAATTCTCTTTAGAAAGTCTAATCAAGAGTTCAGAGGACGGTTTATCATTCACAgaagtaaaaaacaaaaaaccgcAAAGTGAAAGAAATAAGGCACTGATCAAGATAGCtcag AATAATGAACCGTTGGCGCCATTGACGTTAAAGGCGATATTAAAAAGATCTAACGGGAGAAGTCTTAGTGAAATTTTGCAACAAAACAACTTGTCACTGAGTGATCTATTACAAGGCAGAGTAAACGCACTGTCGTTGCTTAAATCCCGTGAGGAAAACAGTGAAAATACAAATCAAGTGGGCGACTTTGAAGGTATACCCAAAAATAAAGATGACGGTGACTCAACATTTCAGCATTCAGAGAGTAagcaaataaatgaatataagaaAACTAATGATCCCGAAACTGCTACGACAACaacagaaataatttataccacTGAATCTAAATCCACTATAGAAACCCTAAGTGTTTCGTCTTTGAATGATACTGCTGAGGATATTACAACTACTCCGAAGACCTATGTAAGACGTAGATTTCCATTTAATCTACGTCGTCGTACAAGACCTGTCAACGGCACGTACAAAGGACAATTAAGTCGTGATCTAATGGCTTTAACAACaagaaaatatcaaaaaaatagaaatatacacAGGTCAAGAGAATGGGTAGAATATATACCATCGAATACAAAGTCTCGGAAACTTAAACCTAATatagaaaacaaacaaaattctgAAAATTACGAAACAGACAGTTCAGTATCAATGACTACGGTTTTAGTTGAAGAAACAACTCAACCCACACAAGACCTAGAAGACACTCTACCAACTTCCCCAAATGACTTGGAAATAAACGATTCAAATTCTTTCACACAACATAAAGTAACAGACGCGCCTGAATCTGAAGTGTTCTCCACCACATTAAATTCAGATGACGTACCTACCACTGTGCCTGTAACAGAAAAGATAGTAACAATCACGCAAAAGCCACAAATTATTCCACATATAAGGTCTATGCTTAACGCGTCCGAGCTTCGAAGACAAGCACTAAATAATAGATTGGAAAAGAAACGGTTGCGAGAAAAGAATTTGTCTACTGAATCCCACGGCCTATTACAAAAAGATGTCTTAAACGCGGACAATATGCAAACATCATCTGAATTTATTGCCAAAACTCAACCCAGCACAAGTAACACCGATATTGAAACTGATTTTACCACTTTAGAAGATTTTATGCCCACTGAAGCCGCGCCTAGGCATCATAGCCGGATGAGGACCACTAAGCCTCAAAATATCAGATCATCATTACTGCCTAAAATACAACCTTATTTAACTGCAACAGAAGAAACAGCGAAATTGGAAAtagaagaaatattaaatgactcAATGA ctCGCGCTAGGCTTTCAAGAATACTTAGGGAAAGAAACATGACGTTAAATGAATTAGTGGAGCATAGAGAGCGTGGTTCTAGTCATGTACACTTGGCTGACATATTTCACAATGCCTCTAAGGAGCCGAACCCACCCGAACCTTTCCTGTCCAAATCACTCATTGAACCAATATCAAAGGAAACATATCCTTTGATAGCTTTGTTGGAAGCGAATCTTCAGGACCCAAAGACGAATATAGAAGATATTGGTGAAACttcaaattatatgaatatcCCTGTTGTCATGGACTTTGGTAACAACGTGAATGAAAACGGTGAGAATATGGGTATAATGTCgctttttaacaaaaataatggaaGTGTTAATAACGGTGATGGAAACGAGAAACCCGATAATAATATAGATGTTATGCCTGAAATTGATAGAAAAgatgaagaaaaacaaatcAGAGAGGGTCGCATCTTGGGTTCAGAAAAAGGATTAGTCAACTGGAATGAACTATTTAAACTTCTACACAATCAATCACAGGATCAGGAAGTGCAACCACGAA TGTCAACAAAGTCAGAAACGttacagaaaatattacttGACGATGACGAGGAAGGCGACGGTATTGTTGTCTTTGAAGagttagataaattaaaaggaaaTGATGTAGATACTTCCAAAGAGGATTTGGAATTtagtttgttaaataaaattgaagaaaCGCGTGCTCATCCAATTTATAACTCAATAAGTAACACGAGATCTGTGACTGTTGTTACCGCAAGTATTATAGGCCTAGCGTTAGTGCTATTTTTGCTGACCTATGCCGCATTTAAATGGAAAcaacaaagtaaaattatagaaaataagcAATGTAACAATGACGATAGACTTCCGTCGCCAATATTTGAGAACCGAAAGGGTATTCGAAGTAGTACTCGTAGTAAAAGTCCTATGTTAACATCAAACATTTATTCTATTAACACATTAGATACTCATGCAGGAACTGAGTCGCCCGAGTACATGTGGGATTCCTTAAGAAAACCTTTTCAATAA